The genomic stretch TGAGATTAACAGAGTAGACTCAGCCTACATTGAAGGTAAGCCAGTTTCTATAGATGAAGCTGTAAAGTACGTAGTAAAAAAGATAAAAGAAGTTAGGAAAGAGGAAATTCTTCACGTTGATTATGATGGAAACCAAGGTCTATTAACGTGGTATTACCCAGCAAGATTATGGAACGTAATAGGTGCAGCATCAACTGACTACTCAATCTGCTCTGCTGAAGGACATGAAGCTATTAAGATTCACTATGGTACTTCTTTTGGTGCATTACCAGAAGATTTTGCTAAGTATAATGCTGTAGTCTTTTGGGGATCAGAAGCTGTTTTCTCTTTTATTCATGGATGGAGAATTCTATCTAACAAGTACAAGATAACAATTGATGTAAGAATGAGCGAGACTGCAAAAAGAAGTGAAAAGGTGTATATTATAAACCCTAGTTCGGACGCATTTTTGGCAATTGGTATTATTAAAACGTTATTTTATGAAGGTCTTTATGATTCTTCATTAATTGACGATATAGAAACCCTTAAGAATTATGTAAATTCTTATGATTTCTCTTCAATAGAAGAGGTTACTGGTTTATCTCAAGAAGAAATTGAAGAGTTAGCTGAACTTTATTACTATTACAAACCCTTAACAATAATTGGTTTCGCTTTAGGAAGAACATATAATGGTGGTGATGCTATTTCATTAATTTCTTTGATTCCCGCTTTATTGGGCATTAAAAGAGGCTTCTTCTACTCAAACAGTCAAGGAGGGGGAATAGACTTTTCTTATCTCCGTGGCCTACATATAGCAAAACCGAGCAGAATTATAGGTATGGCTGAGGTAGGGAAAGAGGTCGAAAAAGGTAATGTAAAGTTTCTATTTAATTGGAATTCTAATCCTATTCATTCTTTGCCCGGAAGTGATAAAATAAAAGAAGCTTTAGAAGAAGGAAAGCTGTTTTTGGTTTCTCATGATCCTTTCTGGAATGAGACCACAAAAATAGCAAATGTTGTTATTCCAGCACCAACTTTTTTAGAAAAGTATGATGTAGTATATAGTTATTGGCATAACTATATTGTTTACAACGAGCCTATTAGATCACAAAAAGGGATTACTGAAGTTGAATTAATGAAAAAGTTTGCCAAAGAATACGGGATTATTTCCCATCCTCTTATTGGAGAAAACGAATGGAGTGCTGTAAATAATGCAATAAGAGGTACTGGAGTTTCTTTACAAGAATTAAAAGACAAGAAGATAGTTAAAATAAATAAGACTATTGAAGTTAACAAAGTTAAAGTCGAGCCTTTACCTAAACTAACTCTCCCTCCTAAGGGAATTTACTTAGTCTTCTCTTCGCATCCTAACCATACAAACTCCCAGTTTAAGGAAATATATTCTCAAATGCCTATAGCATATAATAGTCAGTTTGATGGTATAGGTTATCTAGAAAATTCTAACGGTAAAGTTAAGGTACTTCTGAAGAAAGACGAGAGCATACCTAACAATGTAGTTTTCATGTTTAAGAGTTCCTTGATTGGATTAGATAATAATCCAGTTAACTCGCTTATTGGTAGTGAAAAGGGAAGATACGGAGGAACTCCATTACTTAACGGATATACTGTTAATATTAGATTAATAAAATAAATGTTATACTATTGAATAACTATTATATTGTAATACCACAAATAAAAGCATAATCTTAATTAATTACTGTAGTCAGACATAATCTTGACCAGAAATGGCAACAGTAAAGTTCAAGTACAAGGGAGAAGAGAAGGAAGTAGATATAAGTAAGATAAAGAAGGTATGGAGAGTAGGCAAAATGATAAGTTTCACCTATGATGAGGGTGGAGGAAAGACTGGTAGAGGAGCTGTAAGCGAGAAAGACGCTCCAAAAGAACTACTACAAATGTTAGAAAAATCCGGAAAGAAATAAACTAAATTATTTTTTGCTCTCCTTCTCCTTCTGCTTTGTCTTCTCTAAATATACACTTAAACAATTTTCCTTCTCCAAATAGTCTTATCTTATGCCCAGGATTATTCCCAGATCTTAGTTTAATCTCCTTTAATCTCCCCTCCCTAGATATGGTTAGAATGACTTCTTCATTAACTTCTATTTGCTTTTTAATCCCATCTATGGCAATTATTTCGTCTCCTATATTTAACCCAGCTAAGTCAGCCGGAGAGTTATCTTCAACAAACGTAATAACGTTATTCTCAACTCTTATACCATAGTAGGGTTTATCTTTATCGGTAAATATTATTTTCATATAACGGCCTAGGTACTCGAAAATTGGTGGATTTCTTTTATGTACTAATTCGTCTAGGTTTTCAAATCTTAAGCTCTCAGCAACTCTTTTTACATCGGCATACGTATATTCCCTTATCTTATATAATTCTCTAAAGAAATCTATTATACTCTTTTTACACTCACTATTTTCTCTTATAACGAAATCCATTAAAAGTCCTAAAATAAAACCTGAATCGTAATAGGAAATGCCGATATTAGGATAGTTCTCATCTTTTTTATAAAGTTTAATCCACGTAAGCTTTGATGATTCTGCAATACTCATTCTCTTAAATCCTGGGAAAGTGAGGTTTTGAAGAATATTTGCTATAACTTTCAGTGCATCAGTAGCATTTAGAACTCCGCTTTCTATTAGAGATAAGAAGGCTATATAGTCAGTTAAACCTTCAGCAACCCAAAGTAATTCAGTATAACTTTCATGTTCGTAGTTGATCTTTAAATCCTTCGGTTTAATTCTCTTTATATTCCATCTGTGAAAGTACTCATGAGCAAATAGCCATATAAGGTCTTTTCTATCCCAGGTAGTAACTATCGCAGAAGAATCTTTGTGCTCTATTCCCCCTAGGTTTTTATCACTTCTTCTAAAAAAGAAAATATAATTTGGCAAAGAATCTGATATATAAGAATCTAGTATATGTATAACACTTTTTAGCTTTTCCACTTCTTTAAAATCATCTATTGTTGAAATTGAGTGTTTTTCGTCAATCTTAATTAGTTTTAGATGTGGTGATGCTTGGATAGGTGAGTCAGCGAATTCGTCATAGTTATCTCCACAATACCATTCACCCTCCCTTCTCAAAGTAGTATGAATAGACCAGTTAACATTAATTTTTACACAATATTTTTCATTTAGATCTTGGAATG from Sulfolobus sp. S-194 encodes the following:
- a CDS encoding M61 family metallopeptidase; its protein translation is MRFIITPRNRYIEVEGEGREGIITFPTWVPGSYFIRDQERNVIFYDYGYQISKNKFWINGKFKYTYYANSKDQREVISLSDYLFINPVSLFPFQDLNEKYCVKINVNWSIHTTLRREGEWYCGDNYDEFADSPIQASPHLKLIKIDEKHSISTIDDFKEVEKLKSVIHILDSYISDSLPNYIFFFRRSDKNLGGIEHKDSSAIVTTWDRKDLIWLFAHEYFHRWNIKRIKPKDLKINYEHESYTELLWVAEGLTDYIAFLSLIESGVLNATDALKVIANILQNLTFPGFKRMSIAESSKLTWIKLYKKDENYPNIGISYYDSGFILGLLMDFVIRENSECKKSIIDFFRELYKIREYTYADVKRVAESLRFENLDELVHKRNPPIFEYLGRYMKIIFTDKDKPYYGIRVENNVITFVEDNSPADLAGLNIGDEIIAIDGIKKQIEVNEEVILTISREGRLKEIKLRSGNNPGHKIRLFGEGKLFKCIFREDKAEGEGEQKII
- the sso7d gene encoding chromatin protein Sso7d; protein product: MATVKFKYKGEEKEVDISKIKKVWRVGKMISFTYDEGGGKTGRGAVSEKDAPKELLQMLEKSGKK
- a CDS encoding molybdopterin-dependent oxidoreductase encodes the protein MMIACTRDCYDTCIFDSNYKPLNIFPVNGFTCSRGITDLKRNEINRVDSAYIEGKPVSIDEAVKYVVKKIKEVRKEEILHVDYDGNQGLLTWYYPARLWNVIGAASTDYSICSAEGHEAIKIHYGTSFGALPEDFAKYNAVVFWGSEAVFSFIHGWRILSNKYKITIDVRMSETAKRSEKVYIINPSSDAFLAIGIIKTLFYEGLYDSSLIDDIETLKNYVNSYDFSSIEEVTGLSQEEIEELAELYYYYKPLTIIGFALGRTYNGGDAISLISLIPALLGIKRGFFYSNSQGGGIDFSYLRGLHIAKPSRIIGMAEVGKEVEKGNVKFLFNWNSNPIHSLPGSDKIKEALEEGKLFLVSHDPFWNETTKIANVVIPAPTFLEKYDVVYSYWHNYIVYNEPIRSQKGITEVELMKKFAKEYGIISHPLIGENEWSAVNNAIRGTGVSLQELKDKKIVKINKTIEVNKVKVEPLPKLTLPPKGIYLVFSSHPNHTNSQFKEIYSQMPIAYNSQFDGIGYLENSNGKVKVLLKKDESIPNNVVFMFKSSLIGLDNNPVNSLIGSEKGRYGGTPLLNGYTVNIRLIK